In a genomic window of Pedobacter sp. KBS0701:
- a CDS encoding sigma-54 dependent transcriptional regulator — MKKILIVDDEISLGLLLSKFLTKKGFQVSNVATGKKALQALEKEHFDLVLCDYRLDDTDGKEILIHIRENYSKTGVIIITGYSDIKLAVELIKLGAYDYIVKPLYPDEILNTINKALETQGVLKSPENFESISGNVISDVLNCPEYINGESESSALLLKQIQLIAKTGYTVILTGKSGTGKECVAKTIHLNSSRSEKPFIAMDCGSLTKDLAASEFFGHEKGAFTGAAFTKIGHFEQANGGTLFLDEIGNLSYEIQATLLRAVQERKIKRIGSTKEIELDVRLIVATNENLKEAILKGAFREDLYHRFNEFSIHVPSLKHRDNDILIFAGHFLATVNKELNKNIKGFSDEVKRCLLAYNWPGNVRELKNVIRRIALLTDGDWIETHVLPFELGRTDYAKTPFGKKAPFLPLILNHDQSVSLRNAAKEAEYSAILEVLKAVNFNKTKAAKILNIDRKTLYNKIKFIDVGDGQ, encoded by the coding sequence ATGAAAAAGATACTCATTGTTGACGATGAAATTAGCCTAGGCTTATTGCTTTCCAAATTTTTAACTAAAAAAGGATTTCAGGTTTCGAATGTAGCAACAGGTAAAAAGGCTTTACAAGCCCTTGAAAAAGAGCATTTCGATTTGGTATTGTGTGATTATCGCTTGGATGATACAGATGGAAAAGAGATTTTAATCCACATTAGGGAGAACTATTCAAAAACAGGTGTGATTATTATTACAGGTTACTCGGATATTAAACTTGCAGTAGAATTGATAAAACTTGGGGCTTACGATTATATTGTGAAGCCGCTCTACCCGGATGAAATTTTAAATACCATAAATAAAGCCCTGGAAACCCAGGGAGTACTAAAATCTCCTGAAAACTTTGAAAGTATTAGTGGCAATGTCATTTCAGATGTTTTAAATTGCCCCGAATATATAAATGGGGAGAGTGAGAGTTCTGCTTTGTTATTAAAACAAATCCAGCTCATTGCAAAAACAGGGTATACCGTTATTTTAACGGGGAAAAGTGGGACTGGGAAAGAATGCGTTGCTAAAACCATTCACCTAAATAGTTCGCGTAGCGAAAAGCCTTTCATCGCTATGGATTGTGGCTCTTTAACTAAAGATTTAGCCGCCAGTGAATTTTTTGGACACGAGAAGGGAGCATTTACCGGAGCAGCTTTTACTAAAATTGGTCACTTTGAGCAGGCTAACGGTGGTACGTTATTTCTTGATGAAATCGGTAATTTGTCGTATGAGATCCAGGCAACTTTACTAAGGGCTGTTCAGGAGCGGAAAATAAAGCGTATTGGAAGTACAAAGGAAATTGAGCTGGATGTGCGGCTTATTGTAGCTACAAATGAAAATTTAAAAGAAGCGATTTTAAAGGGTGCATTCAGGGAAGATTTATACCACCGCTTTAATGAATTTTCTATACATGTTCCTTCATTAAAACACCGGGATAATGATATCCTTATTTTTGCCGGGCACTTTCTGGCCACAGTAAACAAAGAACTGAATAAGAATATTAAAGGCTTTTCTGATGAAGTGAAGAGATGCTTATTAGCATACAATTGGCCGGGTAATGTACGCGAGCTGAAGAATGTAATCAGGCGTATTGCTTTATTAACTGATGGTGATTGGATAGAAACTCATGTTTTACCGTTTGAGCTTGGAAGGACTGATTATGCTAAAACACCGTTCGGAAAAAAAGCGCCTTTTTTGCCACTAATATTAAATCATGATCAATCAGTTAGTTTACGAAATGCTGCCAAAGAAGCTGAATATTCCGCTATTTTAGAAGTGCTGAAAGCGGTTAATTTTAATAAAACCAAGGCTGCAAAAATCTTAAATATCGACAGAAAAACATTGTACAATAAAATTAAATTTATTGACGTTGGTGATGGACAATAA
- a CDS encoding AI-2E family transporter — protein MSVFSYKQRNNINLVIIIALGVLIAYSLQSIFSAILSTLVLYTIMRPAYIYLAENNGWNRRVAAIFLIAISIILIVMPFYALSSMVISKISELRNNEVFFRNLLVKLQHLIPFKINQDLIQEGLNRLGNWATQLFPSLISSAVNIVLSLLVMYFLLYFMLIERERFEFSLIKYAPFREQNALRFGDEMRNTTYANVLGQGLICLVQGSLVGLSFYVLGYKDPVFWGVITTFISFVPVLGPPVVFVPAAILQIANGNNFAGWAMLIFGFVVIINIDNVLRFIIAKKVGNIHPIITVIGVIIGIPLFGILGLVFGPLLLSYFILLVKIYETSTLASERLERIKTNDEHSEL, from the coding sequence ATGTCAGTATTCTCTTATAAACAACGCAATAACATTAACCTGGTTATTATTATTGCGCTTGGGGTGTTAATTGCATATTCCTTGCAAAGTATTTTTAGCGCCATTTTAAGTACTTTGGTACTTTATACGATAATGCGGCCAGCCTATATCTATTTAGCAGAAAATAATGGCTGGAACAGAAGAGTAGCCGCTATTTTCCTTATTGCCATCTCTATCATCCTTATTGTAATGCCTTTTTATGCATTAAGTAGTATGGTTATTAGCAAAATTTCGGAACTGAGGAACAATGAGGTTTTTTTCAGGAACTTACTGGTTAAATTACAGCACCTCATTCCATTTAAAATCAACCAGGATCTGATTCAGGAAGGATTAAACCGTTTAGGGAATTGGGCCACTCAGCTTTTTCCGTCTTTAATATCAAGTGCAGTAAATATTGTATTAAGCTTACTGGTGATGTACTTTTTACTCTACTTTATGTTAATAGAGCGCGAAAGATTCGAATTTTCATTGATTAAATATGCGCCATTCAGGGAGCAGAATGCCCTTCGTTTTGGCGATGAAATGAGAAATACCACTTATGCAAATGTATTGGGACAAGGCCTGATCTGCCTCGTTCAAGGTTCGCTCGTGGGACTCTCTTTTTATGTATTGGGTTATAAAGACCCGGTGTTTTGGGGGGTAATTACAACATTTATTTCTTTTGTTCCTGTTTTAGGTCCTCCTGTTGTCTTTGTTCCTGCTGCGATATTGCAGATTGCAAACGGAAATAATTTTGCTGGCTGGGCCATGCTTATTTTTGGTTTTGTAGTCATTATCAATATCGATAATGTGCTCAGGTTTATCATCGCAAAAAAAGTTGGCAATATTCATCCCATAATTACAGTAATTGGCGTAATTATTGGTATCCCTTTATTCGGAATATTGGGCCTTGTATTTGGTCCGCTGCTGTTATCTTATTTTATATTGCTGGTTAAGATTTACGAAACCAGTACACTTGCATCAGAAAGATTGGAAAGAATTAAAACAAATGATGAGCATAGTGAGTTATAA
- a CDS encoding YtxH domain-containing protein, translating to MNDNSKVVVALLAGLAAGAALGILFAPDKGDETRDKLSQSLKDLGDSIKDKAADEINNLASLKDKVVSSIKTKLRSVEEEYSDDVEHA from the coding sequence ATGAATGATAACTCAAAAGTTGTAGTTGCGCTTTTAGCAGGATTAGCTGCAGGTGCAGCGCTAGGAATTTTGTTCGCACCAGATAAAGGTGATGAAACCCGTGATAAACTAAGCCAATCGTTAAAAGATCTGGGCGATTCTATCAAAGATAAAGCTGCAGATGAGATTAATAATCTGGCTAGCCTGAAAGATAAAGTTGTAAGCTCGATTAAAACCAAATTGAGAAGCGTAGAAGAAGAATATAGCGACGACGTAGAGCACGCCTAA
- a CDS encoding phage holin family protein — protein MQENKDKSVEDLVDDAKGFLEARVEYTRLYIVEKASKIFADLVTSTAVIVCFILAFLFGSVTLALYVSDLLGSYAGGFGCVSLFYILLAIIVYLTKDKYIEKAIINVAIRKYFDKLADKEEDEKL, from the coding sequence ATGCAGGAGAATAAAGATAAAAGTGTTGAAGATCTTGTAGACGATGCCAAGGGTTTTTTAGAGGCCAGGGTAGAGTATACCAGGCTTTATATTGTAGAAAAAGCATCGAAAATTTTTGCCGATCTGGTAACTAGTACTGCAGTTATAGTTTGCTTTATTTTAGCCTTTTTGTTTGGCTCTGTAACTTTGGCGCTGTATGTATCAGACCTTTTAGGCAGTTATGCAGGAGGCTTTGGCTGTGTTTCCTTGTTCTATATTTTACTGGCGATAATTGTTTATTTGACCAAAGACAAATACATTGAAAAAGCAATTATCAATGTAGCAATTAGAAAATACTTTGATAAACTTGCAGATAAGGAGGAAGATGAGAAGCTATAA
- the aspS gene encoding aspartate--tRNA ligase gives MLRTVTCGALNLNNLGESVTLCGWVQKSRDLGGMTFIDIRDRYGITQLVFNMDDNRELCETARTLGREFVIKAVGTVVERSNKNPKMATGDVEIKISALEILNAAKLPPFMIDDETDGGDELRMKYRYLDLRRNPVRNNLVLRHKMAQSVRRYLDALDFIEVETPVLIKSTPEGARDFVVPSRMNEGEFYALPQSPQTFKQLLMVSGFDRYFQIVKCFRDEDLRADRQPEFTQIDCEMSFIEQEDILNTFEGLIRTLFKEVRNYDLPEVPRMQYADAMRLYGSDKPDTRFAMQFVELNDLVKGKGFPVFDNAELVVGINAKGAASYTRKQLDELTDFIKRPQIGATGLIYARHNDDGTIKSSVDKFFNEEDLKQWSEAFSTEKGDLLLILAGSTDKVRKQLNELRLEMGNRLGLRDKNTFSALWVLDFPLLEWDEETARYHAMHHPFTSPKPEDIALLDTDPKNVRANAYDMVINGTEVGGGSIRIHDRELQALMFKHLGFSAEEAQKQFGFLMDAFEFGAPPHGGIAFGFDRLTSIFAGLDSIRDVIAFPKNNSGRDVMIDSPSTIDEKQLKELKIKTDL, from the coding sequence ATGTTAAGAACAGTAACTTGTGGTGCATTAAACCTAAATAACTTAGGCGAAAGTGTTACGTTATGTGGTTGGGTACAAAAATCAAGAGATTTAGGCGGTATGACTTTTATCGATATCCGCGATCGTTATGGTATTACCCAGTTGGTTTTTAACATGGACGATAATCGTGAGCTTTGCGAAACTGCACGTACTTTAGGCCGTGAATTTGTAATTAAAGCGGTTGGTACCGTCGTAGAAAGAAGCAACAAGAACCCAAAAATGGCTACCGGCGACGTGGAGATTAAAATTTCGGCATTAGAGATTTTAAATGCTGCAAAATTACCACCGTTTATGATCGATGATGAAACGGATGGTGGTGATGAGTTGCGTATGAAATACCGTTATTTGGATTTACGCCGTAACCCGGTGCGCAATAACCTGGTTTTACGTCATAAAATGGCACAATCGGTTCGCCGTTATCTGGATGCTTTAGATTTTATAGAGGTTGAAACGCCGGTGTTAATTAAATCAACACCAGAAGGCGCAAGAGATTTTGTAGTGCCTAGCCGCATGAATGAGGGTGAGTTTTATGCTTTACCTCAATCGCCGCAAACCTTTAAACAATTGTTGATGGTTTCGGGTTTCGACCGTTATTTCCAGATTGTAAAATGTTTCAGGGATGAAGATTTAAGAGCCGATCGTCAGCCGGAGTTTACGCAGATCGATTGCGAAATGTCGTTCATTGAGCAGGAAGATATCTTAAATACTTTTGAAGGTTTGATTCGTACTTTATTTAAAGAAGTACGTAATTATGACTTACCAGAGGTTCCACGTATGCAATATGCAGATGCGATGCGTTTATATGGTTCAGATAAGCCGGATACCCGTTTTGCTATGCAGTTTGTAGAACTTAACGATCTTGTAAAAGGAAAAGGTTTCCCTGTATTTGATAACGCTGAGTTAGTTGTTGGTATCAATGCTAAAGGAGCAGCAAGCTATACACGCAAGCAACTGGATGAATTGACCGATTTTATTAAACGTCCGCAGATTGGTGCTACTGGTTTAATTTATGCCCGTCATAACGATGACGGAACCATTAAATCATCAGTAGATAAATTCTTTAACGAAGAAGACCTTAAACAATGGAGCGAAGCCTTTTCAACAGAAAAAGGCGATTTATTATTGATTTTAGCAGGTTCTACCGATAAAGTACGTAAGCAGTTAAACGAACTTCGTTTAGAAATGGGTAACCGTTTGGGCTTACGCGATAAAAATACATTCTCTGCCCTTTGGGTATTGGATTTTCCACTTTTAGAATGGGATGAAGAAACAGCACGCTACCACGCGATGCACCATCCGTTCACTTCCCCAAAACCGGAAGATATTGCCTTATTAGACACCGATCCTAAAAACGTAAGGGCTAATGCTTATGATATGGTCATCAATGGCACTGAAGTTGGTGGCGGATCGATACGTATCCACGACAGGGAATTACAGGCTTTAATGTTTAAACATTTGGGTTTTAGCGCAGAAGAAGCACAAAAACAATTTGGTTTCTTAATGGATGCTTTCGAATTTGGCGCACCTCCACATGGCGGAATTGCTTTTGGTTTCGATCGTTTAACCTCAATTTTCGCAGGTTTAGATTCGATCCGTGATGTGATTGCTTTCCCTAAAAACAACTCTGGAAGAGATGTAATGATTGATAGTCCGAGTACAATTGATGAGAAACAATTGAAGGAATTGAAAATTAAGACGGATTTATAG
- a CDS encoding type II toxin-antitoxin system HigB family toxin, with the protein MKILVKKTILYDVKTYPLAEIPLLVWFHEFSKIHFDNFNQLKSVYGNASIVANNRVVFNIKGNDFRLVVSVNFIQQAYYVIWFGTHKGCDKIDVETIAFDTKILTDNDL; encoded by the coding sequence ATGAAAATTTTAGTGAAGAAAACCATATTGTATGATGTTAAAACTTATCCTTTGGCAGAAATACCATTATTGGTTTGGTTTCATGAATTTAGCAAGATACACTTTGATAATTTTAATCAGCTAAAAAGTGTATATGGAAATGCAAGTATTGTAGCGAACAACCGGGTTGTTTTCAACATCAAAGGCAACGATTTTAGATTGGTTGTGTCTGTAAATTTTATACAGCAGGCCTATTATGTGATCTGGTTTGGAACACATAAGGGATGTGATAAAATCGATGTTGAAACAATTGCCTTCGACACTAAAATTTTAACAGATAATGATCTGTAA
- a CDS encoding transcriptional regulator, which produces MNWKILKNETDYNKASMRLMEIFHATPNTPESDELELLLVLIKDFDEKNYQLPELDALEVIKYKMKEMG; this is translated from the coding sequence ATGAACTGGAAAATATTAAAAAACGAAACCGATTATAATAAAGCATCAATGAGATTGATGGAAATTTTTCATGCCACACCGAACACACCTGAAAGTGATGAGCTAGAATTATTACTTGTTCTGATAAAAGATTTTGATGAAAAAAATTATCAACTACCAGAATTAGATGCCTTAGAAGTAATTAAATATAAAATGAAGGAAATGGGATAA
- a CDS encoding Crp/Fnr family transcriptional regulator: MHEQLSSYIRDKIIISDEELGKVLSFFKMMQVKKNEILISPGETSQRIYFVDTGCLRIFFLTAGGTEATRHFAFENQFATALVSFITNETSKEFVQAIEDTNLYYISQNDFYHLLQIIPQWEKLYRHYLEYAYVTNTNRLMSFITLDATERYRQLLAQNPGVVMRMPNKMVASYLNISQETLSRLKSKA, translated from the coding sequence ATGCACGAACAACTTTCCAGTTATATCAGAGACAAAATTATCATCAGCGATGAGGAGTTAGGAAAAGTATTATCTTTTTTTAAGATGATGCAGGTAAAGAAAAACGAAATCCTGATCAGCCCCGGCGAAACAAGTCAGCGTATTTACTTTGTTGACACAGGTTGCTTACGTATTTTTTTCCTAACAGCAGGTGGCACCGAAGCTACCAGGCATTTTGCTTTCGAAAACCAGTTTGCTACTGCTTTGGTTAGTTTTATTACCAACGAAACTTCAAAGGAATTTGTGCAGGCCATAGAAGATACGAACCTATATTACATTTCTCAAAACGATTTTTATCACCTGCTTCAAATTATCCCCCAGTGGGAGAAACTTTACCGCCATTACCTGGAATATGCGTATGTAACCAACACCAATAGGCTGATGTCGTTTATTACGCTCGATGCCACTGAACGTTATCGCCAGCTGCTCGCCCAAAACCCAGGCGTGGTGATGCGTATGCCGAACAAAATGGTTGCCTCTTATCTGAATATTTCTCAGGAAACACTGAGCAGATTAAAATCAAAAGCATAA
- a CDS encoding DUF2798 domain-containing protein: MKKEHFKHINTLFVVIPMTLIMAFVGLMRNYGFGEGWFLKFLQAWSVMLPVAYFSAFIIIPNARKLAEKITSKT, from the coding sequence ATGAAAAAAGAACATTTCAAACACATCAACACACTTTTCGTGGTTATCCCAATGACATTAATCATGGCCTTTGTGGGTTTAATGCGTAACTATGGTTTTGGCGAAGGTTGGTTCCTCAAATTCTTACAAGCCTGGAGCGTGATGCTGCCTGTAGCTTATTTCTCAGCCTTTATCATTATTCCAAACGCACGGAAACTGGCAGAAAAGATCACTTCTAAAACCTAA
- a CDS encoding DUF6882 domain-containing protein, translating into MLKQLVFYIIILTMFFANCNNRSTSKKINPLDTVSFEQLSKISCKYLKNQQTYCQEKYKIGKYERWDYDQSTGKLIFSSKGMQKIIIDYEEVGSVSLTSNTWLWAWGNSSIEENVKREITLVRSYGIKRGFKSLFNAEWSADIVDGWDMAAISAYILKAKGVYRVPGRDNKLFSFMLFKKITVIDSLPQKKS; encoded by the coding sequence ATGCTTAAGCAATTGGTTTTTTATATCATAATACTTACAATGTTTTTTGCGAATTGTAATAATAGATCTACTTCAAAAAAAATCAATCCGTTAGATACGGTTTCATTCGAACAACTCTCAAAAATTTCATGCAAATATCTCAAAAACCAGCAAACCTATTGCCAAGAAAAATATAAAATTGGAAAGTATGAAAGATGGGATTACGACCAATCAACTGGCAAACTCATATTTAGCAGTAAGGGGATGCAAAAAATTATTATTGACTATGAGGAAGTTGGATCCGTTTCGTTAACATCAAATACATGGCTGTGGGCTTGGGGCAATTCTTCCATCGAAGAAAATGTAAAAAGAGAAATTACACTGGTTAGATCTTATGGCATTAAAAGAGGTTTTAAAAGTCTCTTTAATGCAGAATGGTCTGCTGATATAGTAGATGGCTGGGATATGGCTGCAATTTCCGCATATATTTTAAAAGCTAAAGGTGTCTATAGAGTCCCTGGGCGGGATAATAAATTATTTTCATTTATGCTGTTTAAAAAAATTACAGTTATAGATTCCTTACCCCAGAAAAAATCGTAA
- a CDS encoding carboxypeptidase-like regulatory domain-containing protein, which yields MKLKITLAISFLFLLIVFGAFKMDDDPFSQLLQKLEDYTSKYPQEKVHLHLDKPYYAIGDDIWFKAYVVNTKISAPSDISKILYVELINEKDSLKKMVKLPIMGGITWGDFKLTDSLAEGNYRIRAYTSYMRNFGAEFFYDKTIKIGNSWANKVFTKTTYNFTKENNADKVTATVHFEDKNGVAYSENEVSYDVQLDYRSVSKGKVKTSLTGDAVINFTNSQPFQNKSGKIIATITLDNKQKVIKSIPITSTSNDVDVQFMPEGGALVEELPQKVAIKAVGSTGRGEDVQGSIVDETGNEVTSFSTNYLGMGNFVFNSQAGRSYSAKVKFKDGSEKIIKLPVAAKSGYALSVNALDTGKVVVKIMASADLVNGAELKVVAQHGGNVYYGSKAKMDKQVLVANIPKKNLPAGIVQFTLFSSTNQPLAERLVFINNKAELIDVSLNASGVSASKRGKAAFTFSANNDSKPVLGSFSVAVTNATKVTPDENNESNILTSLLLTSDLTGYVENPNHYFLKDDLQTQKELDNLMLTQGWRRFLWKNIINNVGPNITYKPEQSISISGTVMKGNKPVPGGKVMLMATKGTMYILDTVTNAEGKFVFDNLSFGDSTKFVVQARTKTERKFVDINLDIVPGQIVTKNKNGADIDINVNNTLMKYIKESDNYFNEMTRLGLLERTIKLDEVTITEKKNPAKNSSNLNGAGRADFIMTADQLSTCVTLSQCLQGRLPGVIFRNNVPYLMRSQDTPMRIIVDGMQMEADFLDNVTPNDVESIELLKSIGNTAIYGSQGGGGIIIITTKRGDGGRSTERYAPGIVTFNPKGFTISREFYSPKYDAASSGNRSDLRTTIYWNPQVVTDKDGKAQFEFYNADEPGTYRVVLEGIDAAGHLARKVYTYDVK from the coding sequence ATGAAACTCAAAATTACTCTCGCAATCAGTTTTCTATTCCTGCTTATTGTTTTTGGTGCATTTAAAATGGATGATGATCCATTTAGTCAGCTCTTGCAAAAACTCGAAGATTACACCAGTAAATATCCTCAAGAAAAGGTCCATCTTCATTTAGATAAGCCTTATTATGCCATTGGAGATGATATTTGGTTCAAAGCCTATGTGGTGAATACCAAGATCTCGGCTCCTTCCGACATCAGCAAAATCCTGTATGTAGAGCTGATTAATGAAAAAGATTCGCTAAAAAAAATGGTTAAATTACCCATTATGGGTGGAATTACCTGGGGTGATTTTAAGCTCACAGATTCGCTAGCTGAGGGTAATTATAGAATTAGGGCCTATACCAGTTACATGCGGAATTTTGGCGCCGAATTCTTTTACGATAAGACAATTAAGATCGGAAATAGCTGGGCTAACAAAGTTTTTACAAAAACCACTTATAACTTTACAAAAGAAAACAATGCCGATAAGGTTACGGCCACAGTTCATTTCGAAGATAAAAATGGCGTAGCTTATAGCGAAAACGAAGTGAGTTATGATGTGCAGTTAGATTACCGCTCGGTGAGCAAAGGAAAAGTTAAAACCAGTTTAACGGGCGATGCGGTGATTAATTTTACTAATAGTCAGCCGTTTCAAAATAAATCTGGAAAAATTATTGCAACCATAACGCTTGATAATAAACAAAAGGTGATCAAATCTATCCCGATTACTTCAACATCTAATGATGTAGATGTACAGTTTATGCCAGAAGGAGGGGCCCTTGTTGAAGAGCTGCCGCAAAAAGTGGCTATCAAAGCGGTTGGCTCTACCGGCCGTGGTGAGGATGTTCAGGGCAGCATTGTAGATGAAACGGGAAATGAAGTTACTTCGTTTTCTACCAATTACCTGGGCATGGGAAATTTCGTGTTTAATAGTCAGGCAGGTCGATCTTACTCAGCAAAAGTTAAGTTTAAAGATGGATCTGAAAAGATAATTAAACTTCCGGTAGCCGCTAAAAGCGGATATGCACTCTCTGTAAATGCGCTAGATACTGGTAAAGTGGTCGTTAAAATTATGGCCAGTGCCGATCTTGTAAATGGAGCTGAACTAAAAGTTGTGGCCCAGCACGGAGGCAATGTATATTATGGCTCTAAGGCTAAAATGGACAAACAGGTACTGGTAGCAAATATTCCAAAAAAGAACCTTCCAGCCGGTATTGTTCAGTTTACATTGTTTTCGAGCACTAATCAACCTTTAGCAGAGCGTTTGGTTTTTATAAACAATAAGGCCGAACTAATTGATGTATCGCTTAATGCATCCGGAGTATCTGCCTCAAAAAGAGGAAAAGCAGCTTTTACTTTCAGTGCAAATAATGATAGCAAGCCTGTTTTAGGTAGTTTTTCGGTTGCGGTTACCAACGCAACAAAAGTTACCCCTGATGAAAACAATGAATCGAATATACTCACCTCACTGTTACTTACCTCTGATCTGACCGGATATGTAGAGAATCCTAACCATTATTTTTTAAAAGATGATCTTCAAACACAAAAAGAACTCGATAACCTCATGCTTACCCAGGGCTGGAGAAGATTTCTTTGGAAAAATATTATCAATAATGTTGGTCCCAATATCACCTATAAGCCCGAACAGTCTATAAGCATTAGCGGAACGGTGATGAAGGGTAATAAACCTGTACCTGGTGGGAAAGTAATGCTGATGGCCACAAAAGGAACCATGTACATTTTGGATACGGTAACCAATGCCGAGGGAAAATTTGTTTTCGATAATTTAAGTTTTGGCGACAGTACAAAATTTGTGGTTCAGGCAAGGACTAAAACAGAGCGCAAGTTTGTAGATATTAATCTTGATATTGTTCCCGGGCAGATTGTAACCAAGAATAAAAATGGAGCCGATATTGATATCAATGTGAATAATACTTTGATGAAGTATATTAAAGAAAGTGATAATTATTTTAATGAGATGACCCGCTTAGGCTTGCTGGAGCGGACCATTAAACTCGACGAGGTCACGATTACTGAAAAGAAAAATCCAGCGAAAAATTCATCCAACTTAAACGGTGCGGGTAGGGCCGATTTTATTATGACGGCCGATCAGTTATCCACCTGTGTTACCTTATCTCAATGTTTGCAGGGCCGTTTACCAGGTGTAATTTTTAGAAACAATGTACCATACCTGATGCGCAGTCAAGATACGCCGATGCGTATTATCGTTGATGGGATGCAAATGGAGGCCGATTTTCTGGATAACGTTACGCCTAATGATGTAGAATCTATTGAGTTGCTAAAAAGTATTGGTAATACTGCTATTTATGGTTCGCAAGGCGGTGGAGGTATAATTATTATTACCACTAAACGCGGCGACGGAGGTAGAAGTACAGAAAGATATGCGCCTGGAATTGTAACATTTAACCCTAAAGGATTTACTATTTCAAGAGAATTTTATTCGCCAAAATATGATGCAGCTAGCTCAGGCAACAGGTCTGATTTAAGAACAACCATTTATTGGAATCCACAGGTTGTTACAGATAAGGACGGAAAAGCACAATTCGAATTTTATAATGCAGATGAGCCAGGAACCTACCGCGTAGTATTAGAAGGAATAGACGCTGCAGGGCATTTGGCAAGAAAAGTTTACACTTATGATGTTAAATAG